Genomic DNA from Desulfurivibrio alkaliphilus AHT 2:
AAGAGAAAAACCGCCTGCTCAAGGCCTACAGTGAAAACCTGGAAGTAGCCACCCTGGACACCATGCTCAGCCTCCAGACCGCTTTGGAAGAAAAGGATGTTTATACCGCCGGCCATACTGTAAGGGTTACCCAGTATGCCGCCAGTATCGCCGTGGCCATGGGAGTCTCTCCCGAGGAGCAGGAGGTGTTGCAGCGGGCCTGCCAGGTCCATGATATCGGCAAACTGATCATCGATATCGGCTATATCTGCAAGCCCGGGCCGCTGTCGGAAAAAGAGTGGGAGATGATGCGCAAACACCCTTTGATCGGGGAAAACATTCTGCGGCCGCTCTCCTTCATGAACAAGGAGCTTACGTTGGTAAGGCATCACCACGAGCGTCTGGACGGCAAAGGCTACCCCGACGGCATCGGGGGCGATGAGATTGACCTGCTGACCAGGATTATCACGGTGGCCGACAGCTATGATGCCATGACCTCCCGGCGTAGTTACCGCCGTAACCTCAATCTGGCCGAAGCGGTTGCGGAAATGAACCTCTGCGCCGGCAGCCAGTTTGACCCCGAGGTGGTCAAGGTCTTTGTCGAGGTGCTCAACGGCAAAGCCAATCCGTAAGCGAACAGCCGCACCGCATCTTCGGGCGATCAGCCAGGCTTACGGAGGGGACATTTTATTAAACCAGCGAAAAAACAGGAAACAAGATGCAAATCGGTTCTGACAAGGTAGCGGAAATGGCCCGCCTGGCCCGGCTGGAGCTGGAGTCCGACGAAATCAAGGCCCTTACCGTCGAACTAAGCGGCATTCTGGAATATGTCGCCAAACTGCAGCAACTGGATACCACCGGGGTGGAACCCGTGAGTCACGCCTTGGCGGTGGTTAACGCCTTCCGGGAAGACGAGGTGGCGCCTTCCCTGAGCCGGGAGGAGGCCCTGGCCAATGCGCCGGCGGCCACCGGCGAGGCCTTTGTGGTTCCCAAGGTGTTTTGAGCCATGGAAATTCACCAGTTTACCATCGCTCAACTGGCGGCGCAGCTGGCTGCCCGCAAGCTCTCCTCCCGCGAAGCCACCGAGGCGGTGCTGGCCCGTATTGAGGCCACCGGGGAGCAGGTTAATGCTTATATCACCGTGGACCGGGAAGGGGCCCTGGCCGACGCCGAGGCCGCTGACCGTCGC
This window encodes:
- a CDS encoding response regulator: MAEQKTIKVLIADDDPLVRDAVEKILAMFGYQVTAVSGGAEAVARLTPELDVVVLDINMPGMDGFEALKQINQRDLGVPVIFLTGAGSMEYAVKAVNLGAYDFITKPIEDLDLFRIKIERAVEKRGYVRQERAYKENLEREVREKTSELEEKNRLLKAYSENLEVATLDTMLSLQTALEEKDVYTAGHTVRVTQYAASIAVAMGVSPEEQEVLQRACQVHDIGKLIIDIGYICKPGPLSEKEWEMMRKHPLIGENILRPLSFMNKELTLVRHHHERLDGKGYPDGIGGDEIDLLTRIITVADSYDAMTSRRSYRRNLNLAEAVAEMNLCAGSQFDPEVVKVFVEVLNGKANP
- the gatC gene encoding Asp-tRNA(Asn)/Glu-tRNA(Gln) amidotransferase subunit GatC — translated: MQIGSDKVAEMARLARLELESDEIKALTVELSGILEYVAKLQQLDTTGVEPVSHALAVVNAFREDEVAPSLSREEALANAPAATGEAFVVPKVF